The Candidatus Schekmanbacteria bacterium RIFCSPLOWO2_02_FULL_38_14 genome contains the following window.
TAATCTTGCAAGGGAGTTTTATAAAAGCGGCTCTCTTGAAGAGGCGATAAAAGAGCTTGAGATAGCTTCAAAACTATCTCCTAAAATTGAATATTCTGAAAAACTTCATGAATTAAAAAATATCCGGGGTATGAAAAATTGAAATCCTTAGAACATTTCCAGCCAAAAAGCATTAAAGAAGCTGTAAATAATTTTTCTGATTACGGAATCCCAACCTTTCTTGATGTTCCCAATATTGAAACAATTATTTTAGAAAATCCGCTAAAGAATAGCAGCAATTACGGAGTCAAGGGTATTGGCGAACCTCCTACAATCCCAACAGCAGCAGCAATTGCCAATGCAGTATATGATGCGATTGGAGTTAGAATAAAAGAGCTTCCGATGACGCCTGAGAGAGTGCTGAAGGCGATAAAAGAAAGAACCCAAAATCCCAAATAACAAATTCCACATTGACACTAAAATTAAAACTCTTATACTAAGAACAGAATTAATCTTATCAAAACAAAAAAATGATTAAAACAGAAGAACTATTAAGCATAAAAGAAGCCAGTGAATGGGCTACGGAACATTTGGGAAAGTTGGTTACAACTTCAAATGTTTCATACCTCATTCAATACGGAAGAATTAAAAAGATTGGCAGCAATGGAATGACACAAGTTTCTAAGCAGGAATTAATCAATTATTACAGGTCATACAACGGATATAGGAAACTATCATGGGAAAATCAGTTAGGTAGTGACCTTAACTGGGCTTTGTCGTTTGATCAATACACGGAATCCGAAACTACTAAACATGTTCACAGACTACATCCATACAAAGGAAAGTTTATTCCACAACTTGTTGAATATTTCCTTGACGGTCATACTGATAATTTCAAGAAAGAGGTTTGTTTTAAAAAAGGTGACGTTGTTTTAGACCCATTTTCCGGCAGCGGAACAACAATGGTTCAATCATGCGAACTTGGAATGCACGCCATTGGAATTGATGTTTCTGCTTTTAATGCTCTAATTGGAAATTGCAAGGTTACAAAGTATAACCTTGTTGATGTGCAGACAGAAATAAATAGGATAACAAAAGCACTTAGAGAATTTTTATTAAATTCTCGCACAATTGAGTTTGAGGAAAAACTTTTACAAGCACTCTATGAGTTCAACAACAAATATTTTCCAGTTCCCGAATACAAATACCAATTAGCACAAGGAAATATTGACGAAGCAAGATTCGGAACAGAAAAAGAAAAAGAGTTTTTTTCTATCTACAACAAACTTATTAAAGATTATAACATCAAACTTCGTCAAGATAAAACTGATACTTTCCTTGACAAGTGGTATTTACAACACATCAGAGAGGAAATTCAATTCGTATTTGATGAAATCAAAAAAATAAAAAATGCTGACACTAAAAAAATAATCAGTATCATTTTAAGCAGAACTATTCGTAGTTGCAGGGCAACAACTCATGCAGACCTTGCAACACTTCTTGAACCGATTACCGCAACATATTACTGTTCAAAGCACGGAAAAATGTGTAAGCCACTTTTCT
Protein-coding sequences here:
- a CDS encoding restriction endonuclease subunit M codes for the protein MIKTEELLSIKEASEWATEHLGKLVTTSNVSYLIQYGRIKKIGSNGMTQVSKQELINYYRSYNGYRKLSWENQLGSDLNWALSFDQYTESETTKHVHRLHPYKGKFIPQLVEYFLDGHTDNFKKEVCFKKGDVVLDPFSGSGTTMVQSCELGMHAIGIDVSAFNALIGNCKVTKYNLVDVQTEINRITKALREFLLNSRTIEFEEKLLQALYEFNNKYFPVPEYKYQLAQGNIDEARFGTEKEKEFFSIYNKLIKDYNIKLRQDKTDTFLDKWYLQHIREEIQFVFDEIKKIKNADTKKIISIILSRTIRSCRATTHADLATLLEPITATYYCSKHGKMCKPLFSILKWWETYTKDTAKRLSQFDKLRTQTFQVCLTGDSRTIDIFKEIAKKNSAFADLASKQKIKGIFSSPPYVGLIDYHEQHAYAYDLFGFKRNDELEIGPLFKGQGREAKQSYIQGLTDVLNNCKKYLIEDYDIFLVANDKYNMYPVIAKNTEMKIVNQYKRPVLNRTEKDKGAYSEIIFHFKTK